CTTTTTGCGGGTCGCTGTCCGGAAGCTGATCGGCCACTAAAATGCGCCCGGCAGGGAACCATACGCCGTTGGCCGCCTCCCCGGCCAAGTCAATAAAGCTTTTCGTGCCGATGCCATGGCTTTCCACAATCGGCGCCTCAATGCCCAACTGGCGGATGTTTTTCGTGACGACCGCCGATTCCTGCGCTGTTCCCCATACGATAATGGCTTGCGGATTCGCTTTTTTCACCTTTGTCAACATCGCTTTCGCATCATCGACCGTCGCCTCAAACTCCTCTTCGATGACGGCTTTCACCCCATATTCCGGGGCATAATGCACAAACTCTTCATGCCCGCTCGTTCCGTATGCATTGGCGACGTTCAGCCAGGCGACGTTCGTCCATCCTTTCTCTTTTAAAAAACCAAGCAGCTTCTGGATGACGATATTGTCCCCTTGAGCGGTTTTAAATGTCCAATGACGTGAGGATCCATCGCTTGGATTGACGATTTGTTTGCTTGCGGCGAGGGAAATGTACGGAATGCCTGCTTTTTCAATGAGTGGAATCATGGCTAAGGAGTTGCCGCTGATCGTGCCGCCAATAATGGCAGTGACTTTGTCTTGTTCGATGAGTTTTTTCGTGGATAATACGGCCTCATTTTGGTTGGACTTGTCATCATAGGCAATCAGCTTGATTTTCTTTCCATCAATGCCGCCTTGCTTGTTCCATTGCTCAACGAGCATTTTGACCGTCTCCATCTCCGGTTTGCCAAGCGGGGCCGCCCCGCCGGAAGCCGAAAAAATGGCGCCAATTTTGATTTCATCCTCTCCTCCCGATGTCGCCGTCTTCCCACAGGCGGCAAGGAAAATGAGCAACAATGCCGCCATCAATAGAGACATTCCTTTTTTCATCTTTTTTTGCCCCCCTTTTATATTGACAACGCTTTCAAATCATCGTTCTCCCGCCAGGCCTCCACCCGGCGGAAGAAGATCAGCGCCGCCGCTTAAACGCTTCGGCGGTGTTGATTTTGTGTTGACGAACGTATTGTTCGATTTCATGCGGCGGCGCCTGTTCACGCAACAGACGGATGATCTCTCTATGTTCTTCGATCGATGCTTTCGCCCGCTGCGGCACAAAGGTGAAGCCGTAGGCGCGGATGCGCTTCATCCGCTGCCAAATTTGCTTGATTTGCTCTTCGAGGTAGGCGTTGCCGCAATGGGCGTAAATCAAGGAATGAAATTCATAGTTCAGCTCGCTGAACCGTTCCAGCTCCAGCTCTTCAAGCGCCCGCTCCATCCATTCGTTCAACCGCTCAAGCTCGTTGATCGCCTCCTTCGTCAAATGGGCGGAGCCAAGCGCGGTCGCATAGCCTTCCAGCACAGCCAACACCGACAGCGTCTCGATATATTCTTTCTCGTTGATGTTGCTCACAACGGCGCCTGTATACGGCTTAAATTCGACAAGCCCTTCCGCCTCGAGCTGGCGGATCGCCTCGCGCACCGGGATGCTGCTGAGTCCAAGCTCGCGGGCGATTTGGTCGATGACGACGCGGTATCCCGGGCCATAGACGCCGTTTTCAATGCGGGAAAGAATATACTCGTAAGCCAATTGGGTTTTGTTTTTCGCTTTCGTTTCCATACATCTATCATATATCACATAATATATGTTGACCAGCTGTTATTTCTGTTCTGCAGACAAAGCGGAAGGCGGCTTCGCCTTGCCGAACGAAGGGATCGG
Above is a window of Geobacillus thermoleovorans DNA encoding:
- a CDS encoding ABC transporter substrate-binding protein, with the protein product MKKGMSLLMAALLLIFLAACGKTATSGGEDEIKIGAIFSASGGAAPLGKPEMETVKMLVEQWNKQGGIDGKKIKLIAYDDKSNQNEAVLSTKKLIEQDKVTAIIGGTISGNSLAMIPLIEKAGIPYISLAASKQIVNPSDGSSRHWTFKTAQGDNIVIQKLLGFLKEKGWTNVAWLNVANAYGTSGHEEFVHYAPEYGVKAVIEEEFEATVDDAKAMLTKVKKANPQAIIVWGTAQESAVVTKNIRQLGIEAPIVESHGIGTKSFIDLAGEAANGVWFPAGRILVADQLPDSDPQKETLLKYKEQFEKAYGYAPTTFGGHAWDAFHLLVNAIKEGGADQEKIRSALENTRKFIGISGVFHMSKDDHTGLDADSLVMVQIQDGKFVLAEQ
- a CDS encoding GntR family transcriptional regulator yields the protein METKAKNKTQLAYEYILSRIENGVYGPGYRVVIDQIARELGLSSIPVREAIRQLEAEGLVEFKPYTGAVVSNINEKEYIETLSVLAVLEGYATALGSAHLTKEAINELERLNEWMERALEELELERFSELNYEFHSLIYAHCGNAYLEEQIKQIWQRMKRIRAYGFTFVPQRAKASIEEHREIIRLLREQAPPHEIEQYVRQHKINTAEAFKRRR